AGCAAGGCCCGGCCGGCGACGCCATCGCCGAGCTCGACCCCGGCGAAATATTCGGCGAGCTCGCAATCCTGGAGACTCAGCTGCGATCGGCTACAGTTCTTACCATCGAACCGACCAGCTGCCTGAGAGTATACCGGCCTTCCTCGCCGCTCTGAATCAATCTCTGTAGGTTTTTCAGCCTGTTCAATCGGCTAAACTTCCTTCTATGCAGCCGCTGTACGCCGCCGCCGGTCTCCATCAGGAGGAATATTTCGCTTTTCTCGACTCATCCCGCAGCGGTGGAAACCAGGGACGTTACTCGATTCTCGCGCGGCGGCCAAGAGACGTGGTGCGCACAAAAGGCGAGAATCCGTTTCCGGCGATCGACCGGCTTCTGAAGGCCGGCGCCAGAGGCGGCGTCATCGGTTACTTCAGCTACGATTTGTTTCGCTTTCTCGAACAATATAAAAACCTGGAAGCGGTCGATGATCTGGGACTGCCGGACTGCTGTCTGATGGCTTACGACGAGGTTCTCGTATTCGATCATCAGACGCAGCAATGGAACCGGGAAATACCGCACCTCAGCCGCCCCGCGAATGGGCAGTGCACCGTTGGCAAGCCCGAGCAGAACATGACGAAAGAACGGTATCTCGCCAACGTCAAACGGGCTCTTGAATACATTGCTGCCGGGGAAATCTATCAGGTCAACCTGTCGCAACGGTTTTCACGCCCGTTCAGCGGATCGCCGTTCACGATGTTTTCGTTGTTACGGCATATGAGCCCGTCGTTTTACGGAGCGTATCTGAATTGCGGCGATCATGCCGTGATCAGCTCCTCGCCGGAATTGTTCCTGAAGAAGACGGGGAAAACCATCGAGACCCGGCCGATCAAAGGTACGCAGGCGCGAGGGCGAAACCCCGAAGAAGACAGGGCGATGCGGGAGGAGTTGCTGCAGAGCGCAAAAGAGTCCGCCGAATTGACGATGGTCGTGGACCTGGAGAGAAACGATCTCGGACGGATCTGCGAGTATGGCAGTGTCGAAGTCGCCGAGCATCGCTACATCGATGAATTGCCCACGCTATTTCATACCGTGTCTACCGTGCGGGGACGCCTCCGGTCTGACGTCAGCGCGGTCGATATTCTGCGCGCCACGTTTCCCGGTGGGTCGATTTCAGGATGCCCGAAGATCCGGGCAATCGAGGTGATCGACGAACTGGAGCCGACAAGAAGACATGTCTATACGGGAGCGATCGGATACTTCGCGCCGGACGGCGATTTCACGCTGAATGTGGCGATACGCACAATGGTGGTGGCCGCCGGACGGCTGCATTATC
The sequence above is drawn from the Terriglobia bacterium genome and encodes:
- the pabB gene encoding aminodeoxychorismate synthase component I, with the translated sequence MQPLYAAAGLHQEEYFAFLDSSRSGGNQGRYSILARRPRDVVRTKGENPFPAIDRLLKAGARGGVIGYFSYDLFRFLEQYKNLEAVDDLGLPDCCLMAYDEVLVFDHQTQQWNREIPHLSRPANGQCTVGKPEQNMTKERYLANVKRALEYIAAGEIYQVNLSQRFSRPFSGSPFTMFSLLRHMSPSFYGAYLNCGDHAVISSSPELFLKKTGKTIETRPIKGTQARGRNPEEDRAMREELLQSAKESAELTMVVDLERNDLGRICEYGSVEVAEHRYIDELPTLFHTVSTVRGRLRSDVSAVDILRATFPGGSISGCPKIRAIEVIDELEPTRRHVYTGAIGYFAPDGDFTLNVAIRTMVVAAGRLHYQVGGGIVADSNPEREYQETLDKAAAMEKAIETAG